A stretch of the Sulfolobus acidocaldarius SUSAZ genome encodes the following:
- a CDS encoding alcohol dehydrogenase yields the protein MKALAFDKNGLNNLKYVDYKDPSVGQHDVLIKVKLAGVNPVDYYTIEALKVNPIPHIPGVEFAGEVVKVGEHVRSVKPGDRVTIYGRIFDGTCDMCMSGYETVCRSGGRVGVDANGGFAEYISLDEKYVFKLPESYSWELGASLTVAGLTAYHSLKEANLRPGETVIVFGASGNTGMFIVQLAKKFGAKVVAVSRKKWLGDFGADLVVDYNEVEEKVKEVTNGKMGDVVVNSLGEKFWEKSFSVVGIRGKLVTFGTLLGAEVKVNLSQLYSKHISILGVNRGNRKDFVELLDLCKDCKVKTWKIFDLKDGVEAVKSLFNEERDGRIFIGNQ from the coding sequence TTGAAGGCTCTGGCCTTTGATAAGAACGGTTTAAATAACCTAAAGTATGTTGACTACAAAGATCCCTCAGTAGGGCAACATGACGTCCTAATAAAAGTTAAGTTGGCAGGGGTTAATCCGGTAGATTACTACACAATAGAGGCATTAAAGGTAAATCCAATACCCCATATACCTGGAGTAGAATTTGCAGGAGAAGTGGTTAAAGTCGGAGAACATGTCAGAAGTGTAAAACCTGGGGACAGGGTCACGATATATGGAAGGATATTCGACGGTACCTGTGATATGTGTATGTCAGGCTATGAGACTGTATGTAGAAGTGGAGGAAGAGTGGGAGTAGACGCTAATGGAGGATTTGCTGAATACATATCACTAGATGAGAAGTATGTGTTCAAACTTCCGGAGAGTTATTCATGGGAACTTGGTGCTAGCCTAACAGTAGCAGGGCTTACTGCATACCACTCTCTGAAGGAAGCTAACCTGAGACCAGGTGAAACGGTAATTGTTTTTGGTGCCTCTGGAAATACAGGAATGTTTATAGTACAGTTAGCTAAGAAATTTGGAGCCAAAGTGGTTGCAGTTAGTAGGAAGAAATGGCTCGGGGACTTTGGGGCTGACCTAGTAGTAGACTATAATGAAGTCGAGGAGAAAGTAAAGGAGGTCACAAACGGAAAAATGGGTGATGTGGTGGTTAACTCACTGGGAGAAAAATTCTGGGAGAAGAGTTTCTCAGTTGTGGGGATAAGGGGGAAATTAGTGACCTTTGGGACACTCCTGGGAGCTGAGGTAAAAGTAAACCTGTCTCAGCTCTATTCAAAGCACATAAGCATTTTGGGAGTTAACAGAGGTAACAGAAAAGACTTTGTGGAATTACTGGATTTGTGTAAGGACTGTAAGGTCAAGACTTGGAAGATATTCGATCTGAAAGACGGTGTAGAAGCAGTAAAGTCATTATTTAATGAGGAGAGGGACGGAAGGATATTCATAGGAAACCAATGA
- a CDS encoding peptidase, which produces MKIVDLHQDLAYSNQMGRDVIEEEQKQSSIKMLRNFDSLIFGSIFPHIDTLNDKSYKLSNLYGRPTRGTSFSFSLFLDQVKFYYYLDRRGYITLVRRKEDLEKPGIKVLLSLEGADVLRDYEDIYLLKEMHVYNLGLTWNYDNKFASACMSNKDYGLTDEGEELVKIANSLGIIIDLAHAGKRTLLDVASISKRPIIVSHGNARKLKEHKRNLDDEEIEAIVKTNGVIGVTAIVETLKEPTISGLVENIRYIGESFGWEYVAIGTDFLGIQKVPEGFENVLKLKELSEMLDGHSEEVLWKNAMRVILKHFEN; this is translated from the coding sequence ATGAAGATAGTAGATCTACACCAAGACCTTGCATATTCAAACCAAATGGGAAGAGATGTAATTGAAGAGGAACAAAAGCAATCAAGTATAAAGATGCTACGTAATTTCGACAGTTTAATTTTTGGCTCAATATTCCCCCATATTGACACCCTCAACGATAAGAGCTACAAACTGAGTAACCTCTACGGTAGACCCACCAGGGGAACATCGTTCTCCTTTTCCCTATTTCTTGACCAAGTCAAATTCTACTACTATCTCGACAGGAGAGGTTACATCACACTTGTGAGAAGAAAGGAGGACTTAGAGAAGCCAGGAATAAAGGTACTTTTATCCTTAGAGGGAGCTGACGTACTTAGGGACTACGAGGATATTTACCTACTTAAGGAAATGCACGTATATAACCTAGGGTTGACATGGAATTATGATAACAAGTTTGCCTCAGCATGCATGTCTAACAAAGACTATGGGTTAACTGATGAGGGAGAAGAATTAGTTAAGATAGCTAACTCACTTGGAATAATAATTGACTTAGCCCATGCCGGTAAAAGGACCCTACTAGACGTAGCCTCAATAAGTAAAAGACCAATAATTGTGTCACACGGCAATGCTAGAAAGCTAAAGGAACATAAAAGAAACTTAGACGACGAGGAAATAGAGGCTATAGTGAAGACCAATGGAGTTATAGGAGTCACAGCAATAGTTGAGACACTTAAGGAACCGACAATTAGTGGTCTAGTGGAAAACATAAGGTACATTGGTGAGTCTTTTGGATGGGAATACGTAGCCATAGGGACAGACTTCCTGGGAATTCAAAAAGTCCCTGAGGGATTTGAGAACGTCCTAAAATTGAAAGAATTGTCTGAAATGCTAGATGGACATAGCGAGGAAGTATTATGGAAAAACGCAATGAGAGTAATTCTTAAACACTTTGAAAACTAA
- a CDS encoding heavy metal transporter, with the protein MDEFNKKEINNELRVMKFQVFDVECGNCVYKIKRALATLPNVVDINITPDFDNSKAVVILRYKGNLDKREIEEILKEISEESPYHEYKAVWES; encoded by the coding sequence ATGGACGAATTCAACAAAAAAGAAATTAATAATGAGCTTAGGGTCATGAAATTTCAGGTATTTGATGTGGAGTGTGGTAATTGTGTGTATAAAATTAAGAGAGCCTTGGCTACCCTACCTAATGTCGTGGATATAAATATTACTCCAGATTTTGACAATTCCAAGGCTGTTGTTATTTTAAGGTATAAAGGTAACCTTGACAAAAGAGAAATAGAGGAAATTCTGAAGGAAATTTCAGAGGAGTCGCCATATCATGAGTATAAGGCAGTGTGGGAGAGTTAG
- a CDS encoding Na(+)/Ca(2+) exchanging has translation MLLFWIEFIGTFIGLFISAELIAKVADELEEVLGQGITGGILLGFITALPETIFVIIASLGGSLDVAFGSAIGGNILLFTVGAGLVGIVYFWKWKNNLVMDQEYQVENKFLIISTIALVLITLYSKLNVISGVCLILIYVYYVIYRLRKFKRDKLVAKKEVDYVKISIFMVVGAILLIILSHYFVEQLDQISLSFGIPAVWISLVLSPIAGELEEKISAFRLITLSKKGGSLSLLSFVGSKIENNTVLLGIIGLFGDYGLRPVIPEMVSLILVNVSVLRVLFDRKLTVLESSLLIIAYVVIIIALYYI, from the coding sequence ATGTTATTATTCTGGATCGAATTCATAGGTACTTTTATTGGTCTCTTTATCTCAGCAGAGCTGATCGCTAAAGTTGCTGATGAATTAGAGGAAGTATTGGGTCAAGGGATTACGGGTGGTATACTTTTAGGGTTTATAACCGCACTTCCTGAAACAATATTTGTTATAATAGCCTCTCTTGGGGGTAGTCTTGACGTAGCCTTTGGTTCAGCCATAGGGGGCAATATATTGTTGTTCACTGTGGGAGCAGGTCTGGTGGGAATTGTTTATTTTTGGAAGTGGAAAAACAACTTGGTAATGGACCAGGAGTACCAGGTGGAAAATAAATTTTTGATAATTAGTACGATAGCTCTAGTTTTAATCACTCTTTATTCTAAGCTAAACGTGATATCTGGGGTCTGTCTCATTCTGATCTATGTTTACTACGTAATATATAGGCTGAGGAAATTCAAGAGGGATAAACTAGTTGCAAAAAAGGAGGTTGACTACGTTAAAATCTCAATTTTCATGGTTGTTGGGGCTATATTACTCATCATACTATCGCATTATTTCGTGGAACAGTTAGACCAGATTTCCCTCAGTTTTGGAATTCCCGCTGTCTGGATATCTCTAGTTTTGTCACCTATAGCAGGTGAATTGGAGGAGAAGATCTCTGCATTTAGGCTTATAACACTCTCAAAGAAAGGTGGTTCCTTGTCCCTTTTGAGCTTCGTGGGTAGTAAGATAGAAAATAACACGGTTCTTTTAGGTATCATAGGATTATTTGGAGACTACGGTTTACGCCCAGTCATTCCAGAGATGGTATCATTAATTCTAGTTAATGTTTCTGTCTTGCGTGTGCTCTTTGATAGGAAATTAACTGTTTTGGAGTCATCATTACTAATAATTGCATATGTTGTTATAATTATTGCACTTTATTACATATGA
- a CDS encoding multidrug ABC transporter ATP-binding protein: MFREFINLLFMQFKMIKAYLPVFIFFSILFPLGFIFSFGTIIQRTLSTYLISGSITFFISINSIISVAQNLALERSSGRFSLMIASGIPIQLYAISITISNGIQTLMLIPVFLVLGYFLLGVKISSALFFVLSIIGSIYMASMVGLLIGTAIRNLHAVNQWSSIIGFILSFFAPVYFPLTQIPLPFRYLAYLEPTTYVSQSTYFALVGDPISLAWFGGTVVIGFLFSFLSSLLMKKAF, translated from the coding sequence GTGTTCAGGGAGTTCATTAACCTCTTGTTTATGCAATTTAAAATGATTAAGGCTTACTTACCTGTATTTATTTTCTTCTCTATTCTATTTCCATTGGGATTCATATTCTCCTTTGGTACAATTATACAGAGGACTTTATCCACATACTTGATATCTGGATCAATAACATTCTTCATATCCATTAACAGCATCATATCTGTTGCACAGAATCTAGCCCTAGAGAGGAGCAGTGGAAGGTTTTCATTAATGATTGCCAGTGGTATACCCATACAACTTTACGCTATAAGTATAACCATATCTAATGGTATTCAAACTCTAATGTTGATACCTGTCTTTCTAGTCCTAGGATATTTTCTATTGGGCGTGAAAATAAGTTCAGCACTCTTCTTCGTCTTATCTATAATAGGATCAATATATATGGCGTCTATGGTAGGGTTACTAATAGGGACTGCAATAAGGAACCTACATGCAGTAAATCAGTGGTCATCAATTATAGGGTTTATCCTATCTTTCTTTGCACCAGTTTATTTCCCTTTGACACAAATACCGCTTCCATTTAGATACTTAGCTTATCTAGAACCTACAACTTACGTATCCCAATCCACTTACTTTGCCCTAGTTGGTGACCCAATCTCTTTAGCCTGGTTTGGCGGAACAGTAGTCATAGGATTTCTGTTCTCGTTCCTGAGTTCACTGCTGATGAAAAAAGCTTTTTAG
- a CDS encoding MarR family transcriptional regulator — MNTDTFVLVEVNNVWKLYGKFVANENISMNIEEGEIVALLGPNGAGKTTLVKQLYGELNPNKGEIRVLGSKPTDRGIKKHMGVVPQECEPYGDLTVWDNIYYMARIKGVDRERAKERTKELLEQLELSDKGKTLGRDLSGGLKRRLLISMALVNDPKLIILDEPTTGLDPQARREVWDILLKLRKEGKSILLTTHYLEEAERLANRIYFIYRRILVEGTPSEVKDKFANWYDVIDYSTGNVYRVKGEDEVKRIIQQLNGKFEVKAPSLEDVYLEVIKSVQGVH, encoded by the coding sequence ATGAATACAGATACATTTGTGTTAGTAGAAGTTAATAACGTATGGAAGTTATACGGAAAATTTGTGGCTAACGAGAACATTTCCATGAACATCGAAGAGGGAGAGATAGTTGCTTTACTAGGTCCTAATGGTGCTGGGAAAACAACACTGGTGAAGCAACTTTATGGGGAGCTGAACCCGAATAAGGGGGAAATTAGAGTTTTAGGATCCAAGCCTACAGACAGAGGAATAAAGAAACATATGGGAGTGGTTCCCCAAGAATGTGAACCTTATGGTGACCTCACTGTTTGGGATAACATCTATTATATGGCTAGAATTAAAGGAGTAGATAGGGAAAGGGCAAAGGAGAGGACTAAGGAACTATTAGAACAATTGGAATTGTCTGATAAAGGTAAAACACTAGGGAGAGATTTGTCTGGTGGGTTAAAGAGGAGATTATTAATCTCCATGGCTCTTGTTAATGACCCAAAATTGATAATATTAGATGAGCCCACGACTGGTTTGGACCCTCAAGCCAGGAGGGAAGTTTGGGATATATTGCTTAAGCTTAGGAAAGAGGGAAAGAGTATATTGCTGACTACACATTACCTGGAAGAGGCAGAGAGACTAGCTAATAGAATTTATTTCATTTATAGAAGAATACTAGTAGAAGGTACACCAAGCGAGGTTAAGGACAAATTCGCAAATTGGTATGATGTCATCGATTACTCCACAGGTAATGTATACAGGGTTAAGGGAGAGGATGAAGTGAAGAGAATAATTCAACAACTAAATGGAAAATTTGAAGTGAAGGCACCAAGTTTAGAGGACGTATACTTAGAGGTGATCAAAAGTGTTCAGGGAGTTCATTAA